Part of the Mytilus edulis chromosome 9, xbMytEdul2.2, whole genome shotgun sequence genome, tacaagttatcagtgttttatgaccggctgaacaaaaatggatgatgcaagcacagTCTTTTGCTCTgcatatttctgtcaaattttcacaacttcatgatacagtctaatactgagcattgatgcaaaaacattataagacctcacaaagattttgtatagatatgaatatggtataaggaaaaaaataaaattagaatttaaaccattcaggtatcctcatttccagtttgaaggcaaggagaatagcactaaatgttaggttgacgtatatttttttgaattttaaacattacactggtacattttataagttaaacctgtatcacctgttgcaagaaggtaggtgtcaaataacttataacttgtacaaaaaccctgtacaaattataatttgtacaaacttacatcttgtacacaacatatatatatatacaacttgtctaaacatcaacccaacaatgttagatctgtaaatttgctttcgcaaattatatatatatatatatagtgtctccAACAATTCTGTATGATATTGGAATGGGATCAGTAAATGTATAACTCCTCCATTGAACAAACACTCAACTGATGGGAAAATACATGAAAGTCAGtaatattgatataaatacattttagaTATTGATGAATCAGCGGATATGCACTGGAAATGAATTTTACATTTTCAGTTAATAAACGATTTTTATTGGATTATAGTAGATCTATCATGTTCCAGCTAGTATATGTACTATGAATGACTCACAAGAAGTCAATATAGCTGGATATCgaaacaaaagagggacgaacgataccaaagggagagtcaaactcatagatagaaaataaactgacaacaccatggctaaaaataaaaagacaaacaaataatagtacagaagacacaacctagaatactaaagactaagcaacacgaaacaaAATGTTTTGGTCTCTGGAGAGATGTTCTCATGGCTATCAAGCCAGTCATTCCATTTCCActctgtaaaaatattattataacatGGAAAATCTGATTATTTTTGTGCATTAATTCTGTTGAATatgattaataataaatatagtaCAGATGAAAAAGCTGCAAGGATATGTTATGAAAATATGCCTTTATGATAACATCGATATGTCTTGAATTATCTATCATAAATAAGCTATTTAGGCCAAGCGTGGAAACAGAtgttacaaatataaaatacatttaatcaGCAGTTTTTATAGATAAGAAATAAATTCTTTTTACTAAGTGTAATTGATGATTTTAGAAAAGGTTATCTATCGATTTTGTTTGCGTAAGTGGTTAAAGATAAAGCTCgaattttgtatgattttttgcGTGATGTAGAGGACTCTTCAGAGATATAAAACAATCAGAGACGACAATAATCAGTTAACGGCATCCATGTATTTTTCAAGTGGTCacatatttcatacattttgtccagtggcatatatataaCTTTTCTGTAAAAATGACACACACAATCTATCATTAATGTAAAGATATACTGTTCACAGTTAATATATAAGTTCCACGATAAATTAAATAGGTGAGGGTAAACGATCTCtgtcctttttatacgaccgcaaaaattgaaaaaattttggtcgtataaaattggtatcacgttggcgtctgcgtcgtcgtccgaagacatttggttttcgcactataactttagtataagtaaatagaaatctatgaaatttaaacacaaggtttatgaccacaaaaggtaggttgggagttttggtcccaacagtttaggaataaggggccaaaaagggccaaaataagcattttcttggttttcgcactataactttagtttaagtatatagaaatctatgaaattttgacataaggtttatgaccacaaaaggaaggttgggattgatttagggagttttggttccaacagtttaggaattattggccaaaaaaagggcccaaataagcattattcttggttttcacacaattaCATAAGTATAAGTagataaaaatcaatgaaatttaaacacaaggttaatgaccaaaaaaggaaggttggaattgattttgggagttaaggtcccaatagtttaggaattaggggccaaaaaggggcccaaataagcatttttcttggttttcgcaccatagctttagtataagtaaatagaaatctatgaaatttaaacacaaggtttatgaccataaaaggaaggttgggattgattttgggagttttggtctcaacagtttaggaataaggggcccaaagggtccaaaattaaactttgtttgatttcatcaaaaatttgaataattggggttctttgatatgccgaatctaactgtgtatgtagattcttaatttttggttccgttttcaaattggtctacattaaggtccaaagggtccaaaattaaacttagtttgattttaacaaaaattgaattcttggggttctttgatatgctgaatctaaacatgtacttaaatttttgattatgggcccagttttcaagttggtccaaatcaggatccaaaattattatattaagtattgtgcaatagcaagaaattttcaattgcacagtattcagcaatagcaagaaatcttcaattgcacagtattgtgcaatagcaaatattttcaattgcacagtattgcgcaatagcaagaaatatctaattgcacaatattgcgcaatagaaaaaaaatttgaattggagttatctttctttgtccagaatagtagttgaatcaacttaattcattgttttatacaatatacacaaatagCACCGCTGcggtatattcacttttactaccaactgataaattaaaacaatctttacaatttagtgataacaagcactttattttacattttaatattttatgatgtatttaaatgagtagttattgtagcaaactccattagaaatttgaattgagatcagttttggaaaaagggaaagggggatgtgaaaaaaaacttgggggggggggggattagaTTATCAGATTTcataattgaaaaagaaaatttcttcaaacatttttttgagagaattaatattcaacagcatagtgaattgctcaaaggcaaaaaaataattttaagttcattagaccacattcattctgtgttagaaacctatgctgtgtcaactatttaatcacaatccaaatttagatctgaatccagcttaaatgttgtgtccatacttgccccaaccgttcagggttcaacctctgcgatAGTATAAAgttgtgccctgcggagcatctggttcaaatcatgtaaaaaaaaatctctcaatTGCTTCTATTTATGTCTATATCTACCAACGTTTGTATATCTTAttgttcgctactgaccccctacggatccatagagggttaataaaattcataggggtgaggccggaggattttattcaccctctatggtccgtagggggtcagtagttaaccgtaaaacgaatttatcgcacgctggactttttctgctgcgttatgataaaaataaacaatgaatcacaacaacattaatagatgacgtcaccattaacgcgtcatgaaccccctatgaaatttactaaccccctacggtctcatagggggtcaccacgtgacggcattaaaccaatcacaacgtgatattttacccgcggtgcgataagTTCTGTTATGAAAATATCTGACCTCAAATGGGCGCATTTATACATACTAGATTTTATTTTGtgtggtttgtttgtttggtttttttttggggggggggggtcaaaattAAGTCTGAAACAAACCCTTACCAACTATTAGAAATTGCGATTTTATTTCGTGGACTGTTTGTTTACTGTATTAGGAATTGAAATTGTCATTATCAGCCACTCAATTGCacaggtacttggggacaggacaaaTAGTTTTTGCCCTCTCCCTTTTATCCAAAATCCGTTATTTTTTGGTTTTCCATTAATATCAATTGTTTTCGTGTTTTACAGTATGATATCACAAACACGAAAactatcaaaattaaagaaaaacctaaaaaaaataacGTATTTTggggaaaaagggggagggcaaaaaTAATGGTCCTGTCCCAAGTACAAAAAGGTTACGAAAGGATGCATGTAAAGCAAGTCTGAAATTTCTTTGAATcatatgtaaatacaaaattgtgGTTCACCATATTAATTCAGTTTAAGCAAATTTTTATGTTCTGAAGCATAATACCAGTCTGAACTATATCATGATGTATCCTATTTGTACTATCTGGCGACCATCTTTAATTCCAGATGGAAACTTAgggaagctaccatttgatttttatggggggggggggggggggggggggggggggctaggatgaaaaattttgtcctgcattttttttagctgtaatctctgtcctgcctttttatttttcactctgtccggtcctgccttttttttttttagtttatcctgacttttttttacctaaattgtcgtcctgacttttttttcaagtgtctcatcctgccttttttttaactcaaaactcctgtcctgcctatttttttcaaatttcatcctagccccccccccccctcccccccccataaaaatcaaaaggtAGCTCCCTTAACACATTTGGTATAGTACAAATCCGCTCATCAATTTCCGCTTATGAACCAAGTTTCATAAATGTTTTCAAGTGCAAAATAGTTTTAgtcaattttaaaatcttaaccTCTCACGGAAATATCTGTAAATGTTTGTATACATTTTCTAAACTAAGAAATTGACCACGGCAAGTTTACTCATGCGCTTCTACTATTATCATAATATATATAGCGAGAGAAAGAGACACATTGATACCAGTATTTTTTTCTGAAGACAGTGTCACGTGTTTGTCAAAGTATACCAAGAAGTTAATTGTTTACAAGCTCTCTGGAGTTATCCAATACACAGAGAATAGACGGTAAAGACATGATGTTAATTATATTGATTGCTTTTTAGATGTTTGTGTAGTTTGTTAATATGAATTTCCTGCCAACTTCCGATAGATATAATTAGTATCAACGATAATGTAGTTATTgcaaaatgttatttattattgttCAAGTTGTCNNNNNNNNNNNNNNNNNNNNNNNNNNNNNNNNNNNNNNNNNNNNNNNNNNNNNNNNNNNNNNNNNNNNNNNNNNNNNNNNNNNNNNNNNNNNNNNNNNNNGGCGGCGTCGACTACGGAATGTTTACTCTGTggtctggatttctaccaaacttggacagaagcttgtttatgatcataagatagtatacagaagtaaattttgaaaaaagaatcctgtttttccgtattttacttaaagttggacttagtttttctttcagTTTAAATTTCAGTCTGCCGTTCAAgttcttaaaacatttattagattcataaagtagacgagacactgggttccgcggaacccttacaaaatTTAGTTTGGTGGAAATCCCACATGTATGCGCCACTTGAAGCTATCTTGAAGTTAACAATTTGTACCTTCTGATATCATATAACATTAACTGATGAACATCCCAAGAAGATTTAATACATGTAGGATTTGTAAAGATATGCCATTAATACCAAATTAATAAATGTAAGCCCATTCTTGTTAAGGTTTTACATGATGTATATAAAATAATAGAATACTAGCTATGTCAGTTATAAATTTTTTGCGTATTCTTTGAATCCAGCAGTTCCATTAATGTTCAACTTTGTACAGGGACCGCACTCAGATTTAAGAAAGGCAACTACTTTGGACGGAATTAGATTACTCGTTTTCTAGGGTTTCTCATGTGTGAAGGGGGATAGggcctttatcgggactccgggatcgggtgcttttaagctcgggatttcgggattgatcctttcgggatccgggtattcttttttcgaatttcgggatgtcgggatttataaatttatttaaattcgggacctcgggatttcgtgtttttaagcccgggattttgggatcaggacccctgaaattaatggttttgaagttcatccaaacaaacttcaaagctaagggaatattttaacgtgagaagtagctttccaaaacaaaatttagaaaatgagaaaataggggggggggggtggcaaAAACAGGCCTTATCGTAACTCGACTCCAtacgtccgtccgtccatctgcCTGAAACACAAATAGGATACGTAGTTTATGTTATCTGTATAACTCCCAAGAGTTTTACTTCAGCATTGatccaatttttcatttttgtgattttttaggtcaaattaaaataaaggtTACGTACCTTCCTTGCCGATGGCCACTGTAGGTAAAATAACTGCTCGGATCCATACGTACGTCTGTCCGTTTGAAACACAAAGCGTAGTTTATGTCTGACATCTGCAACAGTCAAGTctctatattttgaaatttaatgatTCACACGAAAAATTTATCAGCGACGTGAAAATACGACAGCAGAGATTATTAAGTTTACGTTTTTATTTAGACAAAGAAGCGTATAAAACCATTTAAGGGACACGGGGAAAACGTTCAAAAATAGTGCGATACGCATATCATCGTCTTTCGTGTATATATAGATATTGTAAAATAATATCAATGTCTGTCGATATAAAAGATTATCAGGGTTTATGCACACTGGCATCGTAATATATTAGCTTCTAATTTTGTTTGCTTATGATAACATTGAACACAAATGGATAATAGAAACATATATGCATTACTTTTGGTGTGTAAGTAACTTAACAAAGTGTGTGGTACATACTTGGCAAACGATGCTATcagatataacaaataaaatgtacgACTAGTCATAACTTTAAATTATCTACCAAAGTTCCAATGAAGTTGGTGTAAGCAATTAAATATACAACCAACCGTCAACagtgagaaaaactcataccctTATGGTCGGCTATAATAGTAGTACATTTTGAATCAAAATTCGACATATCATTTTACACGAATATATATAAGGATATCTGAAACCTCACATTTTCTGTTAGATATTTATCCCATATCCATATGTATCTTCCTAAAATGATcttttgttgagagttgtctcattggcaatcataccacatcttattttcatatcaacTTAAAGTCACATTTGCTGATATGGAGAAAGCAAAGAaaaattatgtattatatttttcaggCAAAATGGCATCTGGTAGCGAGATTGACGATGTCTGTGAAGTATTTAGAAATTTCAATATTCTCAATTCAAAAGACAAACCCCCAAATAAAATGACCAGTAAAGCATGGGGTAAAATGGTTCAGGACTGTTTAGGGAAGGACACAACTATAAGACAGAGAATGGATAGCAGTGTGTTTCCATACGTCCAAGATAAAACAACAAAGTAATTATATTGCCCTTTATTTGTATTGGCTAATTTCAAATagcttaaataattttaattccaaatacaAAAATGATGTAACAGCCGATTGCATCCAGTGTGTAGCTAAATGTAATATCtctggttagcttgcttgctagctgaaccgtgaagtcattattaggtaagaaCCCTCATTTCGAAGTAGTCTAGTTctacagacagattgattggttatctgtcagacTAATCTACTCTTATAGGAGTTTCCCTAACCTCACAATGAATTCACTGTTCAGCtttagcaagcaagctaaccaaagatattacctttagcaACACACTCGGTGCAATCGGCTATACATGTAATTAGACATTATATTAATGAATTtgaatagcatttttttttattagaacaacGGACTTGTTCGAAGTCTATTCGAAACTATAAGATTGTTCTTTGTTCTTTCCTTTTCGACAGAACGCTTGATCTAACAGATAAAGCCAAAGTAGATAAAGTCCTCGATAAGATGGCTGAAGTTTATAAGGAATGTAAGCCCAAGGAAGAAAAAGACACACCAGTGGCTGAAGTCCGACAAAAACTTGTGAAGAGaatacttgataaaaaaaatcctgaagTGCATGCTACGGTATGTATAGAAGAAGATTTTTTCTAATAAATGGGTTCACAATGAGCATAGtacaaaatatctttaaaaacaaatatagagACTAAAATCTCTAGCAGAGACCATAAATATACAATACACAAACGTAGTCCGGCAGtaggcggagctttaaagcgatatctatatagtatacagatacagcatatcGATATCTGTAgagctgtatctgtatagtaagacacccaattgcaggatgaAATAACATAATATGATATCATTACAGACGTTAACCGGACCCCTTTCAACTAGTATTCACTTATTAACGTGTTCTTGTCCATGATACAATGTACTATTACTGTACATACTGTAGCCaggacaatctaattaaaaaccgatctctcatcgctcctgtttctgatatgtcgcgtgggagactcccacgcgacatatcagaaacaggagcgatgagagattggtttttaattagattgtagcCAGGAATGTGTGCTGTGCTTTACTTTCTGTGTGGACTCTTAACATCGCTAATATTACTAACACTAACTGAATACAAAATGTTTTAACATACACAAAGTCATATTAATTGGTGAAATCGATGCACATTCTTTCTTCTTTAGAAATCAAACCTTTTATGTATAGAAACTTGAATGTTTAATATGCTGTGtcaaaattatttctttctaCTTTCATGCAGCTGTAGGAATCTTATACTAATATTCTTAAAGTTAATATTTATTGGTGATGCATGGAATACCTTTATTTAGCAACAAACTTCTACTTTTTAATTTTGGAATAAACTCACCCAAAATAACTAAAatcttgttttttcttttcttcaatctaaattctatctaaaaaaaaaggttttatttcTGCCTTAATTAACAAAGCCAAGTTGCAAGACGTTATTAAGATTATATATATACGTGTAATGGACGGCTGAAAGTGATTGCATCGAACTGGTTTGTTCTATAACGTTGCCTTTCAAGAACTGCAACGAACTTTTTTGTACTATAACTTCGCCTTGAACAGCTGCTTCGAACTGTTTTGTGCTATAACTTGGTCTACCTTCGCCTTGGATCGCTACTTCGAACTGTTTTATGCTATATTAACTTCGCCTTGAACTGGTGCTTAGCTATAGAACTGTGTTGTGCTATAACTTCGCCTTGAACATGCATGCTACATTGTATTTCAGAAAACATCTGCTACAGGAGGTGTTGATCGGATGACAGATACTTCCAAATATACAGGGGCTCATAAAGAACGATTTGACGATTCAGGAAAAGGGAAGGGTGTTACGGGACGAGAAGATCGATTTGAAAAGTCAGGTTATGTCGGCCAATATAAGGGTGCCGGCACTTTTGACAAAGAGAAATAACTGAAGCTGATATGCGTGTTTTGTCAAATGTTTATGCTGGGACTGTTATACTAGTGTAATAGTCCGAGgtttatgcaaatattttttaacatttcaaatatttatagttgttAGTCCATTTGTCTGTTCAAATTGTATATAGAATCTCTAATTAAATTCGAAACTtatatcattttgtcatttaTACGCAGTCGATATTTTTTCATGTCGAGACTCTAGTTTGCTGAAGTTATTTAGTCGTTGGAATAGCTAAATTGGCGTTTTATCCGTTTAATATGCACAATAAATTGAGTTTAAATGAAATGTAATCGAAACGAACCCACAGCTTTCGAGGTTTAAATTGATTTCCTTCATGAAATGGGTGTCTCGCAATAAGTTGAAAACCACGTAGAAAGTGCAGGAAGTAACATGTCCACAACTGATTTCTAACATTTTGACACGATGGTATGGACGGTTTTGCCATGTTGATGTGCAGCAATGAATTACAGCAAACATTACTACTCGTCAAATAACCAGAATAACCTTGAATCTCAGTTTAAGATTAGATTAAAACCAATATGAAACGCCAATCGACCGTCGGTTGTATAGGTGCTAGGGAAATACCCCCTTTTCTCtctgtacatattttttttgtgtttttatatttattaatttcttgACTTATTAACACGCATTAAATAGTTTTTTGCTTTTACTCATACAATAACTGCATTTTAATATGTGCTTCTATTCTTATTTTCCACAATGGAGGATGTAAACGAACCAATTCACGAATACCACACGTGCACTTTGGTCCAAGGAAACCACCAAATTCAACTctaatattacatttgtataacTACAATAAGAAATAAATGCTGAGCAGTACGaaatatgtgaaaaaaacaaCGAAGACTTCAAATGTAGATGCTTGCTCCACGTGTACATTGGAGATAATTGAAGCGGTTGTGGCACACCGTGCTCTTTCGTCATAAATTTTATAACGCCTTATGTAATGTtgtcttttatttatttcataggAATCCTGTTcttctttaaattattttcaaataacaatttacaaaaacaatatttatggGGACTGCAATCTACATGTTAACACTTTTCACCCCATCTTCCCTAAtatctaaacatatttttttttaaatcctgcgTTTGTCTGTTTATTCATTTCACAAAGCAACATTTAAGAACAAGGATCaggcttcaatttttttttaattcgctTTTCATATTACGTCGTCGTCTATACTTGTTACAGTATATAAACTACATTTCATGTGCATGATAAGTTTGTATCAAAGATACGAGGTATAAGTTTGCAGCAGACACTTCGCCAAGACGGAAAACGGAATGGCAGTCCAGCATGGTACCTTAACTCCGCCAGGTATTTTCCATTCTGTATTTATGCTGATGTTAACAAAGCTTttgatttggctttttttaaACAACGACGGCTTCCTCttgggttttgttttgttttctccaTTATAATGAATAGAATGATGTGGGATGACGAGGAGGTAAATTGCAATATTGTTATgactattttaaatattttgaatactaTCCTACACACAGACAGTTGTGCTGCAAGAAGCCCCTCCAGAAAGCTTGCATGTCTTAACGATTTTATCAATATTAGTTGTAATTCCTTGTTGAAATTACTTACTTAGTTTCTTCAGAAGTAGGATTTTCTCCAAATAAAATGTACTAACTGGTTGAAAAGGCAATAATTATATAACTGCTTACTTTTAAGACAGCGaatacttttttaaatcaaaattcacTTAAGAATCGTGTTGGTGTTTCATATAGTAGTAAATATATGACACTTTCATTGATTTTTGCAGAAAATTTCAAAGACGGGGAACGTCAGTGGATTGACAGATACGTCAAAATACACAGGGGCTCATAAGGAGAGGTTCGACGAATCTGGCAAAGGAAAGGGTATTGATGGAAGAGAATATCGATTTGAGGATAAAGGTTACGTCACAGGATACAAAGGAGACGGCACAAAACAATAATGACCACACATGCAATGCAAATACTGTACTTTCATACAAAGCAGCagatattataaatatatgtacatagcGTATGACTATCTATTACCATAGTTTTGCCAAACAACGGGTAATATTAttgacaaaataaatgtttaatacgATGTGGTTTTGATTTTCGTAATTTAATAGAAAACAAGTAAGTGAATGGTACTTTTAAACATtgtatctttttttatacattcGCAAGACAGCGAAAGACCGAATACGACTGGTCAATAGTTTTGCCTTAAACAATGTTTGTCAAGGGGTGTTGTCACTGCACTGGTCAGTAGATGTCTATggttatttgtgtcattttgttgcTGTCCCATGGTGGTATCCCACAAATTTCCTTTTCTGCTATGAATAATACAATAtgatataaaattgtaataatatatAATTGAGTTTCGAGTTAAGGAGAATTCGATTTGCACTTAACTTTGAAAAAGTACAAATAAACGTAAAAAGGTAATGAAACTACACGAGGCTTCAAGCTTATATTAATCGGATTCTCTTTGGAAAAAAATGGTTCCATTTAGGTTATGGAATATCATTTAAAAGTTCAACTACAATAGTTTGGTGCGAAATCGGACTAACCAAAACAATATAGTTTTCATTCTGTTACATAAATGTATGGAATGTAgaaagtttttatattttgtaggatataaaaattattcatcAAAATTCGTTCCAagatagatttttaaaaaagaaattcagaTCTATCATAACTCGCTTATTCGTCGTACTAAGAGCtttaacgaaatcagagatctttATTTTAATGAGATCGTCATCAACCTTAATttcattttatgaaattgaatggTGTCAAATATTTCTTACTGGCTTTATTACGCCGTAACGGTGACAAGGTGCACGCTATTGCAAAGTGAAAGTTTACCTCGTTAATGTTTGCCTCGCCTGCGATAATGTGTCGTTAACTGTttgtataaagttttatatatttcagagtcTAGAAGATCTGGACTATCATACCTTGT contains:
- the LOC139489664 gene encoding tubulin polymerization-promoting protein family member 3-like isoform X1; protein product: MASGSEIDDVCEVFRNFNILNSKDKPPNKMTSKAWGKMVQDCLGKDTTIRQRMDSSVFPYVQDKTTKTLDLTDKAKVDKVLDKMAEVYKECKPKEEKDTPVAEVRQKLVKRILDKKNPEVHATKTSATGGVDRMTDTSKYTGAHKERFDDSGKGKGVTGREDRFEKSGYVGQYKGAGTFDKEK
- the LOC139489664 gene encoding tubulin polymerization-promoting protein family member 3-like isoform X2, encoding MASGSEIDDVCEVFRNFNILNSKDKPPNKMTSKAWGKMVQDCLGKDTTIRQRMDSSVFPYVQDKTTKTLDLTDKAKVDKVLDKMAEVYKECKPKEEKDTPVAEVRQKLVKRILDKKNPEVHATKISKTGNVSGLTDTSKYTGAHKERFDESGKGKGIDGREYRFEDKGYVTGYKGDGTKQ